The following coding sequences are from one Musa acuminata AAA Group cultivar baxijiao chromosome BXJ2-4, Cavendish_Baxijiao_AAA, whole genome shotgun sequence window:
- the LOC135610673 gene encoding uncharacterized protein LOC135610673, translated as MQVFPYRWRLIWNDWDLRSFILISLSLQIILIFSGSLRKRVVSSWISLILWSAYLLADWVATFALGILSNTQTDSGCTSSSHTQNDDLLAFWSPFLLLHLGGPDTITAFSLEDNELWLRHLLGLVFQVAVAFYVFVGSLPQTRLKSPAAMMFLAGILKYGERSWSLMCASMDCLRNSMVTPPDPGPNYAKFMEDYAAMSAAGLRTEIEMKKEPESRPRSLDTLVEEIRTVTMVTKAHQFFHTFKRLIVDLILSFHDRNESQSFFLKRSPIQAFKVIEIELSFVYEMLYTKSTVLHTVAGPVLRFTSFFFILTALLLFLFTEKHGYKEIDIIITYTLLAGALALEIYSVGLLIFSDWASLRLKDLGYPRLSNMVSAINSFFRPPNKPRWSNSMAQHNLISFCLQHRPSPFNRFLHFLTVKEAWDRYWHTSYCPVTDELKEFVFEDLKNKSIGADDSKGYKRFSTCRGRWALQQKGHLKELGWSVEVEFDESILLWHIATDLCFYSDDTNQSTDTLSYRRISKRASDYMLYLLVVRPFMLTAGIGQIRYGDTCAEAKNFFSRGVETPDLEQACEMLLCVETKVPPVQVKGDRSKSVLFDACMLAKDLLEVEEQRRWKLVSAVWVEMLCYAASNCRGYFHAKQLSAGGELLTMVWFLMAHLGIGEQYRIEEGHARAKLTIEK; from the coding sequence ATGCAGGTCTTCCCCTACAGGTGGAGGCTAATATGGAATGACTGGGATCTCCGGTCATTTATCTTGATCAGCTTGAGCTTGCAGATCATCCTCATCTTCTCCGGGAGCCTCAGGAAGCGCGTCGTCTCCAGCTGGATCAGCCTCATTCTCTGGTCCGCCTACCTGCTCGCCGACTGGGTCGCCACCTTCGCCCTCGGCATCCTCTCCAATACCCAAACCGACTCTGGCTGCACCTCTTCCTCTCACACCCAGAACGACGACCTCCTCGCTTTCTGGTCGCCTTTCCTTCTCCTGCACCTCGGCGGTCCTGATACCATCACGGCTTTCTCCCTCGAGGATAATGAGCTGTGGCTGAGGCACTTGCTGGGACTCGTGTTTCAGGTTGCTGTAGCTTTCTACGTCTTCGTTGGTTCCTTGCCGCAAACCAGGCTCAAGTCCCCAGCGGCCATGATGTTTCTCGCCGGGATTCTCAAGTACGGCGAGAGGTCATGGTCCCTCATGTGTGCGAGCATGGACTGCTTGCGAAACTCCATGGTCACGCCCCCCGACCCCGGCCCCAACTACGCCAAGTTCATGGAGGACTATGCGGCGATGTCCGCCGCCGGACTAAGAACGGAGATTGAGATGAAGAAAGAGCCAGAATCGAGACCGCGGTCATTGGATACATTGGTGGAGGAGATCCGCACAGTCACGATGGTGACGAAAGCTCATCAGTTCTTCCACACTTTCAAGCGCCTTATCGTCGACCTCATCCTCAGCTTCCACGATCGAAACGAGAGCCAGTCCTTCTTTCTCAAGCGCTCTCCCATCCAGGCTTTCAAGGTGATCGAGATCGAGCTCTCCTTCGTGTACGAGATGCTTTACACCAAGTCCACCGTCCTTCATACTGTTGCTGGCCCTGTCCTTCGTTTCACCAGTTTCTTCTTCATTCTCACTGCTCTTCTGCTTTTCTTGTTCACCGAAAAGCACGGATACAAGGAGATCGACATTATAATTACTTACACGCTCTTAGCAGGAGCTCTTGCTCTCGAGATCTATTCTGTTGGTCTGTTGATATTCTCGGATTGGGCCTCTCTCAGGCTGAAAGATCTCGGATATCCCCGACTTTCCAACATGGTCTCTGCCATAAACTCTTTCTTCCGGCCACCCAACAAGCCCAGATGGTCTAATTCCATGGCGCAGCATAATCTCATTAGCTTCTGCCTCCAACACCGTCCATCCCCATTTAACAGATTCCTCCACTTCCTCACGGTAAAAGAAGCATGGGACAGGTACTGGCATACCAGCTATTGCCCTGTTACCGACGAACTGAAAGAATTCGTCTTCGAGGACCTCAAGAACAAATCCATCGGCGCAGATGATTCCAAAGGCTACAAGCGTTTCAGCACCTGCAGAGGTAGATGGGCTCTGCAGCAGAAGGGGCATCTGAAGGAACTTGGCTGGAGCGTGGAGGTGGAATTCGACGAAAGCATTCTGTTGTGGCACATTGCCACTGATCTCTGCTTTTACTCCGACGACACCAACCAGTCGACGGATACGCTTTCTTACCGAAGGATCAGCAAGCGTGCGTCGGACTACATGCTGTACCTTCTCGTCGTGCGGCCTTTCATGCTGACCGCTGGGATTGGACAGATCAGGTACGGGGACACCTGCGCGGAGGCCAAGAACTTCTTCTCGCGTGGTGTGGAGACGCCAGATCTGGAACAAGCCTGCGAGATGCTTCTTTGCGTGGAGACCAAAGTCCCGCCTGTGCAGGTGAAAGGGGACCGAAGCAAATCGGTGTTGTTCGATGCCTGTATGCTAGCAAAAGACTTGCTGGAGGTGGAGGAGCAAAGAAGATGGAAGTTAGTGAGTGCAGTATGGGTGGAGATGCTATGTTACGCCGCAAGCAATTGCAGAGGGTACTTCCACGCGAAGCAGCTCAGCGCCGGTGGAGAGCTGCTCACGATGGTGTGGTTTCTAATGGCCCATTTAGGAATAGGGGAGCAGTATCGGATCGAAGAAGGGCATGCAAGGGCCAAATTGACGATAGAGAAGTAA